Proteins encoded together in one Deinococcus reticulitermitis window:
- a CDS encoding M28 family metallopeptidase has translation MPPLVRLAAASVLLLGYASAATLEDTSLKVLTFGPRVTGTPASQQARALLEREFRSLGYQTRNEQFTYAKVSDLGSAVRVGGASVPGHAMQGSGSSEVTAPAVRVPGGGGAEDFAQVDVRGKVAVTQRGQVQFGDMAREAQARGAVGLIIINQLPGELRGNLGRAVTLPVLGVSQETGARLTSGTRVTLTVRVQEREVTGFNLVAFKAGVTRPDLLFGAHLDSVPGAPGANDNLSGALAVLELARRTANDPLSARSFFVLFDGEEDGLRGSRAFVKANGPLVAGLRGMLNFDMVGIDARPLLISGEGKLLDWGRTALGDAVTEGRSNDSDHAAFREAGVSTLMFHRGLDANYHRPGDTLLDPALIRATADAALAIAAQVSVPATAR, from the coding sequence ATGCCACCCCTTGTGCGGCTCGCCGCCGCGTCCGTCCTGCTGCTGGGTTATGCCAGCGCCGCGACCCTCGAAGACACCAGCCTCAAGGTGCTGACGTTCGGTCCCCGCGTGACCGGCACCCCCGCCAGCCAACAGGCGCGGGCGCTGCTGGAACGCGAGTTTCGCTCGCTCGGCTATCAGACCCGCAACGAACAGTTCACCTACGCCAAGGTCAGTGACCTGGGGTCGGCCGTCCGGGTGGGCGGCGCCTCTGTGCCAGGCCACGCCATGCAGGGCTCAGGCTCCAGCGAGGTGACGGCCCCCGCCGTGCGCGTACCGGGGGGCGGCGGGGCCGAGGACTTCGCGCAGGTGGACGTGCGCGGCAAGGTCGCGGTGACGCAGCGGGGCCAGGTCCAATTCGGCGACATGGCGCGTGAGGCCCAGGCACGGGGCGCGGTGGGCCTGATCATCATCAACCAACTTCCTGGCGAGCTGCGCGGCAATCTGGGGCGCGCCGTCACGCTGCCGGTCCTCGGGGTGAGTCAGGAAACGGGCGCCCGTCTCACGAGCGGGACCCGCGTCACGCTCACTGTCCGGGTGCAGGAGCGTGAGGTGACCGGCTTCAACCTGGTGGCGTTCAAGGCGGGCGTTACTCGCCCGGACCTGCTTTTCGGGGCCCATCTGGACTCGGTCCCGGGCGCCCCCGGGGCCAACGACAACCTCTCGGGCGCTCTGGCGGTACTTGAACTCGCGCGGCGCACCGCCAACGATCCGCTCTCAGCGCGCAGTTTCTTTGTGCTGTTTGACGGTGAGGAGGACGGCCTGCGCGGCTCACGCGCCTTCGTCAAGGCGAACGGCCCGCTTGTCGCCGGGCTCCGGGGGATGCTCAACTTCGACATGGTGGGCATCGACGCGCGCCCGCTGCTGATCAGCGGCGAAGGCAAGCTGCTGGACTGGGGGCGAACGGCTCTCGGGGACGCGGTGACCGAGGGGCGCAGCAACGACAGCGATCATGCGGCCTTCCGCGAGGCGGGCGTTTCCACGCTGATGTTTCACCGGGGCCTCGACGCGAATTACCACCGGCCCGGCGACACCCTGCTCGACCCCGCCTTGATTCGGGCCACCGCCGACGCCGCGCTCGCCATCGCAGCGCAGGTCAGTGTTCCGGCGACGGCGAGATAG
- a CDS encoding family 10 glycosylhydrolase: MFRLPRTARPLSALLLASALLASCGLFQPEGEEIETERPDVEVRGLWVDAFGTGIEAGAGMKTPEEITKLVKDARRMNVNTLYVQIGRRGDCYRNNAAMPRTDDPAVTPGFDPLADVIEKAHAQGIQVYAWIITTAIWNSATAPTSPEHAFNRHGLNAAGRDNWLMVKNDGTLRGGADWYLDPGHPDAAEYIKNMYVSVARNYAVDGVQFDRVRYPDYNPVGGPNNWGYNETALGRFRAETGATGTPEPGDPAWTAWRRQQVTNLVRETALAVKAVKPDVAISAATITYGEGPADEAGFLNTRPYTEVLQDWPEWVRAGYLDTNVMMNYKRDHVAAQALWFGQWNAFAAGLKRAYPWTEQVSGAALYINYQAGSVAQVRQAQAAGLDGWAGYSYRNPDLDVAASPPTKTQAVAFEELAARLTAADGPFPTFAERPGLAVSALRAVSGRVTGERLGGHTAELLNASGQVVATTQTDGNGHYGFFRVPAGTVSVRVGGQAAVSFTARAGRVTRLADVRLP, from the coding sequence ATGTTCAGACTGCCCCGCACCGCCCGCCCGCTGAGCGCCCTGCTGCTCGCTTCCGCCCTGCTCGCCTCGTGCGGCCTCTTCCAGCCTGAAGGAGAAGAGATAGAGACGGAGCGCCCCGACGTGGAGGTGCGCGGGCTGTGGGTGGACGCCTTCGGCACTGGTATCGAAGCCGGCGCCGGCATGAAGACGCCGGAGGAAATCACCAAACTTGTGAAGGACGCCCGGCGGATGAACGTGAACACGCTCTACGTGCAGATCGGGCGCCGGGGGGACTGCTACCGCAACAACGCCGCGATGCCGCGCACCGACGACCCCGCCGTGACGCCCGGCTTCGACCCCCTGGCGGACGTGATCGAGAAGGCGCACGCCCAAGGCATTCAGGTCTATGCCTGGATCATCACGACGGCGATCTGGAACTCGGCGACCGCGCCGACCAGCCCAGAGCACGCCTTCAACCGGCACGGCCTGAACGCTGCGGGCCGCGACAACTGGCTGATGGTAAAAAACGACGGCACCCTGCGCGGCGGGGCCGACTGGTACCTCGACCCCGGGCATCCCGACGCCGCCGAGTACATCAAGAACATGTACGTCTCGGTGGCGCGCAACTACGCCGTGGACGGGGTGCAGTTCGACCGGGTGCGTTACCCCGACTACAACCCGGTCGGCGGCCCCAACAACTGGGGCTACAACGAGACGGCGCTCGGGCGTTTCCGGGCCGAGACGGGCGCGACCGGCACCCCTGAGCCCGGTGATCCGGCGTGGACCGCGTGGCGCCGCCAGCAGGTCACCAACCTCGTGCGCGAGACGGCGCTCGCGGTCAAGGCCGTCAAGCCCGACGTGGCGATCAGCGCGGCGACCATCACCTACGGCGAGGGACCGGCGGACGAGGCGGGCTTCCTGAACACCCGTCCCTACACCGAGGTGCTGCAAGACTGGCCCGAGTGGGTCCGGGCCGGCTACCTCGACACCAACGTGATGATGAACTACAAGCGTGACCACGTCGCGGCGCAGGCCCTGTGGTTCGGGCAGTGGAACGCCTTCGCGGCGGGGCTCAAGCGGGCGTATCCCTGGACCGAGCAGGTGAGCGGCGCGGCGCTTTACATCAACTATCAGGCAGGCAGCGTGGCCCAGGTGCGCCAGGCGCAGGCGGCGGGCCTCGACGGCTGGGCCGGCTACTCCTACCGCAACCCGGACCTCGACGTGGCCGCCAGCCCTCCCACCAAGACGCAGGCGGTGGCCTTCGAGGAGCTCGCGGCCCGGCTCACGGCGGCGGACGGCCCCTTCCCCACCTTCGCAGAGCGCCCCGGCCTCGCCGTCTCGGCGCTGCGGGCGGTGAGCGGACGGGTGACCGGCGAGCGCCTCGGCGGCCACACGGCGGAGCTGCTGAATGCCAGCGGGCAAGTCGTCGCCACCACCCAGACCGACGGCAACGGGCACTACGGCTTCTTCCGGGTGCCGGCGGGGACGGTCAGTGTGCGGGTGGGCGGACAAGCGGCAGTGAGCTTCACAGCGCGCGCCGGTCGGGTTACCCGTCTCGCCGACGTGCGCCTGCCCTGA
- a CDS encoding ferritin-like domain-containing protein — MAKLSHLKDLYLEQLRDLYSAESQLVQALPKMAAAATDPQLKEGFERHLGQTKVQLERLESLFKTLNEQPGGHTCKAMQGLVAEGEEMIKADATSAVKDAGLIAAAQRVEHYEIAGYGTVVRYAEVLGQSDQAKVLRTTENEEKDTDLTLTSLANTLNQKAAQG, encoded by the coding sequence ATGGCCAAGCTCAGTCATCTCAAAGACCTTTACCTCGAACAGCTCCGTGACCTCTACTCGGCGGAGAGCCAACTCGTGCAGGCCCTGCCCAAGATGGCAGCGGCAGCAACCGACCCGCAGCTCAAGGAAGGCTTCGAGCGCCACCTCGGGCAGACGAAGGTGCAACTTGAGCGCTTAGAAAGCCTGTTCAAGACCCTGAACGAGCAGCCCGGCGGCCACACCTGCAAAGCGATGCAGGGCCTGGTCGCCGAGGGCGAGGAGATGATCAAGGCCGACGCCACGAGCGCCGTGAAGGACGCCGGTCTGATCGCGGCGGCGCAGCGCGTTGAGCACTACGAGATCGCCGGCTACGGCACTGTCGTGCGTTACGCCGAGGTCCTCGGGCAGTCGGATCAGGCCAAAGTGCTGCGCACCACAGAAAACGAGGAGAAGGACACGGACCTTACCCTCACCTCTCTGGCCAATACGCTGAACCAGAAGGCCGCGCAGGGCTGA
- a CDS encoding AfsR/SARP family transcriptional regulator — protein sequence MTDSPALPTPQYLLRSLGQADVLIDGRSVIWPARSAEELLWFLHAHPEGKYRHDILAALWDLEDTPATANRFRVALHRLRTALGRSDAVTERAGRYTLHPDLLDASDTVVLGRAVRAAQAALNPREREALLRQALASAEGEYLPHLRGEWVETARQQHRATIVEGYLALSLLHCQARECPLAAQALVQAASHDPLIGEDHHQRLMACLTMTRDKYAAIEHYRRYRYFLANEVGDTPMTETEELAESIKAGERPCEHGPIHLR from the coding sequence ATGACAGACTCACCCGCATTGCCCACACCCCAGTACCTGCTGCGTTCACTCGGGCAGGCCGACGTGCTGATTGACGGCAGAAGTGTGATCTGGCCGGCGCGCAGCGCAGAGGAGTTGCTCTGGTTTCTCCACGCGCACCCTGAAGGCAAATACCGACACGACATCCTGGCAGCGCTGTGGGACCTCGAAGACACCCCCGCCACCGCCAACCGCTTCCGGGTAGCGCTTCACCGGCTGCGCACGGCCCTCGGGCGCTCCGACGCGGTGACCGAACGCGCGGGGCGCTACACCCTGCACCCGGACCTGCTGGACGCGAGTGACACGGTGGTGCTGGGCCGGGCCGTGCGGGCCGCGCAGGCAGCACTCAATCCCCGCGAGCGCGAGGCCCTGCTACGTCAGGCGCTGGCAAGCGCCGAGGGCGAGTACCTGCCGCACCTGCGCGGCGAGTGGGTCGAGACGGCGCGGCAACAGCACCGCGCGACCATCGTGGAGGGTTACCTCGCCCTGTCGCTGCTGCACTGTCAGGCGCGGGAGTGCCCGCTCGCCGCGCAGGCGCTCGTGCAGGCGGCGAGCCATGACCCCCTGATCGGTGAGGACCACCACCAGCGCCTGATGGCCTGCCTCACCATGACGCGCGACAAGTACGCCGCCATCGAGCATTACCGCCGCTACCGCTACTTTCTCGCCAACGAGGTCGGTGACACCCCGATGACCGAGACGGAGGAGTTGGCCGAGAGCATCAAGGCCGGCGAGCGTCCCTGCGAACACGGTCCGATTCATCTGCGCTGA
- a CDS encoding GGDEF domain-containing protein, which yields MTATSPYERLLPTLLVCRTLADLHAALVKGLAQEWPGQVALGTPQNWALEWRGEEPAPEAFGRVCQAVDHLRAVLGQLERSARLDELALKFMGRGTDPQAVRETLERLRDEFSLTHIQVLRDQWGGLRPEPLWALGAQSGSDGPFEPLPPAAFSRPEVLTCRSGQLLVRSDGLLLPVGSRWRPRLALWFAAAGRTWPGDVQRQLMRLGRAAGVEAERIQTERRLRVLLSMQRQLLDGNPEDAYRPLLVHALQLIPGAESGSLLVLEGKRFRYAAAVTFDEGELGSVTFSIEETRDGWYGLGLSAWQRGVPRILRGPSLQVQASGFQRGGVQHGGVLPSVHSIASTIGVPILHHGEVYAFLNIDSHTDPDAFGKDSVEVAASFATQAALLLHEAWQRRRVWQAARTDVLTGLPNRRAFTEQLAQEAERSGQENTPLSLLIGDLAQFKAINDAAGHMAGDAALVEVAEVLCRCAPPGTQAFRWAGDEFALLLPGITLEQAEVVKAQITAELSGRFSGAQPLRLTMGAAQLSSGDPYGHALLQAADAAMYTEKRRHSRSYDLTCL from the coding sequence GTGACCGCGACGTCACCCTATGAGCGCCTGTTGCCCACGCTGCTGGTTTGCCGCACGCTCGCCGACCTCCACGCGGCCCTGGTTAAGGGGCTGGCGCAGGAGTGGCCGGGGCAGGTGGCGCTCGGCACGCCGCAGAACTGGGCGCTGGAATGGCGCGGCGAGGAGCCCGCGCCTGAAGCCTTCGGGCGCGTCTGCCAGGCGGTTGATCACCTGCGCGCCGTGCTGGGCCAACTCGAGCGCTCGGCGCGTCTCGACGAACTCGCCCTGAAGTTCATGGGCCGCGGCACCGACCCCCAGGCCGTGCGCGAGACCCTGGAAAGGCTGCGGGACGAGTTTTCGCTGACTCATATACAGGTTCTGCGTGACCAGTGGGGTGGGCTGCGCCCCGAACCGCTCTGGGCGCTGGGGGCTCAGTCAGGGTCGGATGGCCCCTTTGAACCGCTCCCCCCGGCCGCCTTCTCTCGGCCCGAGGTCCTGACCTGCCGCAGCGGGCAGTTGCTCGTCCGGTCGGACGGCCTGCTGTTGCCCGTGGGCAGTCGCTGGCGCCCCCGACTCGCGCTGTGGTTCGCTGCTGCGGGCCGGACTTGGCCCGGCGACGTGCAGCGTCAGCTCATGCGCCTGGGGCGCGCCGCTGGGGTCGAGGCCGAGCGCATCCAGACCGAGCGCCGGCTCAGGGTGCTGCTCTCGATGCAGCGTCAATTGCTCGATGGCAACCCCGAAGACGCTTACCGTCCCCTGCTGGTGCACGCCTTGCAACTGATTCCCGGAGCCGAGAGCGGCTCACTGCTGGTGCTCGAGGGAAAGCGCTTCCGCTACGCGGCGGCCGTGACCTTCGACGAGGGTGAACTCGGTTCGGTGACCTTCAGCATTGAGGAAACCCGTGACGGCTGGTACGGTCTGGGGCTCTCCGCGTGGCAGCGCGGTGTGCCCCGCATCCTGCGCGGCCCCAGCCTCCAGGTTCAGGCCAGCGGGTTTCAGCGGGGCGGCGTGCAGCATGGCGGCGTCCTGCCCTCGGTCCACTCGATCGCCTCGACCATCGGGGTGCCCATCCTGCACCACGGCGAGGTGTACGCCTTTCTCAACATCGATTCGCACACCGATCCCGACGCGTTCGGCAAGGACTCGGTGGAAGTGGCCGCGTCCTTCGCGACGCAAGCGGCGCTTCTGCTGCACGAGGCCTGGCAACGCCGCCGTGTCTGGCAGGCGGCGCGCACAGACGTGCTCACCGGTCTTCCCAATCGCCGCGCCTTTACCGAGCAGCTCGCGCAGGAAGCCGAGCGGTCCGGGCAGGAGAACACGCCCCTCTCGCTCCTGATCGGTGACCTGGCCCAGTTCAAGGCCATCAACGACGCTGCGGGCCATATGGCCGGAGACGCCGCGCTCGTCGAGGTCGCCGAGGTGCTGTGCCGCTGTGCGCCGCCCGGAACCCAGGCCTTTCGCTGGGCGGGCGACGAGTTCGCGCTGCTGCTGCCGGGAATCACTCTGGAGCAGGCGGAGGTGGTCAAGGCCCAGATCACCGCCGAGCTGTCAGGCCGCTTCTCGGGCGCCCAGCCCCTGCGCCTCACGATGGGCGCCGCCCAACTCAGTTCCGGTGATCCCTACGGCCACGCCCTTTTGCAAGCCGCCGACGCCGCCATGTACACCGAGAAGCGTCGGCACAGCCGAAGTTATGACCTGACCTGCCTCTGA